CCGAAGCCGGGGTGGATGATTTCCTGTCGGAAGCGACGCCGGAAACCAAACTGGCGCTGATTCGCCAGTATCAGGCTGAAGGCCGGTTGGTGGCCATGACCGGCGACGGCACCAATGATGCGCCCGCGCTGGCGCAGGCCGACGTTGCGGTGGCGATGAACTCCGGCACGCAGGCGGCGAAGGAAGCGGGCAATATGGTCGATCTGGATTCCAATCCGACCAAGCTGATCGAAGTGGTGCATATCGGTAAACAGATGCTGATGACGCGAGGATCGCTAACCACCTTCAGTATTGCCAATGACGTCGCCAAATACTTCGCCATTATTCCCGCGGCGTTCGCCGCCACCTATCCCCAGCTAAATGCGTTGAACATCATGCATCTGCATTCGCCGGCTTCCGCCATGCTTTCGGCCACCATTTTCAATGCGCTGATCATCGTATTCCTGATCCCGCTGGCGTTAAAAGGGATTAGCTATCGGCCAATGAGCGCCGCGGCGCTGTTGAGCCGCAATCTGTGGATTTATGGGCTTGGCGGGTTGGTGGCGCCGTTTCCCGGCATCAAACTGATCGATATGTTGCTAAGCGGATTGAATCTGGTTTAACCATTGACGGGTAATCACTATGCGTAATTTACGTTCCGCCCTGTTTCTTTTAATCATGTTAATGCTGTGTACCGGCCTGGCTTATCCATTGCTGACCACGGAGCTGGCGCAGCGGCTATTCCCTTCCCAGGCCAATGGCTCATTGATTTACCGTGATAATATCGTCGTCGGGTCGTCGCTTATCGGCCAGGCATTCAACCAGGATAACTATTTCCATGGGCGCCCTTCCGCTACCGCGGATACCCCCTATAATGCGCTGGCTTCAGGCGGCAGTAATCTGGCGGCCAGTAACCCGGCGCTGGATACACAGATCCGGCAACGCGTCGCGCAGTGGCGCCGGAGCACCAACAGCCCGCTGCCGATTCCGGCTGATTTGCTGACCGCCTCCGGCAGCGGACTGGATCCGGCTATCTCGCCGGAAGCGGCGCGCTATCAGGCCGCGCGTATCGCTCAGGTCAGGGGGATCGCTTTGCCGCGGGTGCAACAATTGATTAGCCGTTTTACCCAAACCAGTACACCGGC
This window of the Brenneria goodwinii genome carries:
- the kdpC gene encoding potassium-transporting ATPase subunit KdpC — protein: MRNLRSALFLLIMLMLCTGLAYPLLTTELAQRLFPSQANGSLIYRDNIVVGSSLIGQAFNQDNYFHGRPSATADTPYNALASGGSNLAASNPALDTQIRQRVAQWRRSTNSPLPIPADLLTASGSGLDPAISPEAARYQAARIAQVRGIALPRVQQLISRFTQTSTPAFIGRPTVNVLMLNLALDREKKLPR